In the genome of Chrysemys picta bellii isolate R12L10 unplaced genomic scaffold, ASM1138683v2 scaf1274, whole genome shotgun sequence, one region contains:
- the LOC135979834 gene encoding potassium channel subfamily K member 12-like — protein MQEELCHDYNYIICASAGFGMTTPATVAGKVFLIIYGLFGCAGTILFFNLFLERIISLLAFIMKACRERQLRRSGLLPPNFRRGSAISEVDSLAGWKPSVYHVMLILGIFAITLACCASAMYTAVEGWNYIDSLYYCFVTFSTIGFGDLVSSQNAVYQNQGLYRFGNFMFILMGVSCIYSLFNVISIVIKQVLNWLLKKFGCRCCSKCHKSSARLGRRNAITPGSRFRRHNISVETDGQYDSDTEGRRLSGEMISMKELTASNKVSLAILQKQLSEMANGYPRNVSMNSRQNGFSAGIGALAIMNNRLVETSDSR, from the coding sequence ATGCAGGAAGAGCTATGTCATGATTATAATTACATTATCTGTGCCTCGGCAGGTTTTGGAATGACCACACCCGCAACAGTGGCTGGAAAAGTGTTCCTCATAATTTATGGCCTATTCGGGTGTGCTGGGACTATCCTTTTCTTCAACCTGTTCCTGGAGCGTATTATCTCTCTCCTGGCTTTTATCATGAAGGCTTGTCGTGAGCGGCAGCTGCGAAGAAGTGGTCTTCTACCCCCTAACTTTCGAAGGGGATCAGCTATCTCTGAAGTGGACAGCCTTGCTGGATGGAAACCATCAGTTTATCATGTGATGCTGATTCTGGGAATTTTTGCCATTACACTGGCTTGCTGTGCCTCAGCAATGTACACAGCAGTGGAAGGATGGAACTACATTGACTCCTTATACTATTGTTTTGTCACCTTCAGCACTATTGGCTTTGGAGATTTGGTAAGCAGTCAAAATGCAGTGTACCAAAATCAGGGATTATACAGATTTGGAAACTTCATGTTTATATTAATGGGTGTATCTTGCATATACTCTCTTTTTAATGTCATATCAATTGTGATCAAGCAAGTTTTAAACTGGCTGTTGAAAAAGTTTGGCTGCAGGTGTTGCTCTAAGTGCCATAAATCAAGTGCCCGCCTTGGTCGTCGCAATGCCATCACCCCAGGAAGCCGCTTCCGTAGGCATAACATCTCTGTGGAAACCGATGGACAGTATGACAGTGACACAGAGGGGAGGAGGCTTTCTGGTGAAATGATTTCAATGAAGGAGCTCACAGCATCAAACAAAGTCTCCCTGGCCATTTTGCAAAAGCAGCTGTCCGAGATGGCCAATGGGTACCCTAGAAACGTCAGTATGAACAGCAGACAAAATGGCTTCTCTGCAGGCATTGGTGCGCTAGCTATCATGAACAATAGGTTGGTAGAAACAAGTGATTCTAGGTAG